A window of Castanea sativa cultivar Marrone di Chiusa Pesio chromosome 1, ASM4071231v1 contains these coding sequences:
- the LOC142620919 gene encoding nudix hydrolase 12, mitochondrial-like, whose amino-acid sequence MASDMASEPARTGRLRQRYEGNYRLVSGCIPYRVSKEENEHSGEKGDSLEVLMVSSPNRNDLVFPKGGWEDDETKEEAACREAFEEAGVKGKLEEKPLGEWVFRSKSKQDICSLEGGCKGYMFALEVTEEHDTWPERENRGRKWLKIKEAFRLCRYEWMREALEEFLRVMAEDQKIQMSEEIGETPSAPVSNAMADCQILSSSCYVNSSSGQHHVGCSNESIAFCNFFKLEVGQTAK is encoded by the exons ATGGCTTCTGACATGGCCTCTGAGCCCGCACGAACAGGTCGACTTCGGCAACGTTATGAAGGCAATTATCGACTAGTTTCTGG GTGTATTCCTTACAGGGtgtcaaaagaagaaaatgagcaCAGTGGTGAGAAGGGAGACAGTTTAGAAGTTCTCATGGTTTCATCTCCAAATCGTAATGACCTAGTTTTTCCAAAG GGTGGATGGGAGGATGATGAGACTAAAGAAGAAGCTGCTTGCCGTGAGGCCTTCGAGGAAGCAGGAGTTAAAGGGAAACTTGAA GAAAAACCCCTGGGAGAGTGGGTGTTCAGAAGCAAAAGCAAACAGGACATTTGCAGCCTGGAAGGAGGCTGCAAAGGATACATGTTTGCATTAGAGGTCACTGAGGAGCATGACACATGGCCAGAGCGGGAAAATCGTGGTAGAAAATGG CTAAAAATTAAAGAGGCATTTAGACTCTGCCGGTATGAGTGGATGCGTGAGGCATTGGAGGAGTTTCTTAGAGTTATGGCAGAGGACCAGAAAATCCAGATGTCAGAAGAGATAGGGGAAACTCCTTCCGCACCAGTGTCAAATGCCATGGCAGATTGTCAAATTCTTTCATCAAGCTGCTATGTAAATTCCTCTAGTGGCCAACACCATG TAGGTTGCAGCAACGAATCAATAGCGTTCTGCAACTTCTTCAAATTGGAGGTCGGTCAAACTGCAAAATGA